In the Candidatus Eisenbacteria bacterium genome, one interval contains:
- a CDS encoding DUF885 domain-containing protein, whose amino-acid sequence MIETVRTFTALAEEFVELYLRHHPVEATRAGIHDYDRLLPNDTAEGLRERSVWLQDLEHRLVASVPWQELPVEHRADYGILRARLSALRADLDEVKIYAKNPVLYPETALHSVFLLLARPGTPLEERKEAILERMIAIPDYLAVAKKNLQQVPDQYLNIAADVTLSAPGFVEEVCRTLLKNFPGEGERIEHAGSRARKGFLQYQQFIDQDLEAKIGGTFAIGERWMNYKLEREHLLALDCKKLDALGREQVTKVTAELEAEARRVDPSKTWKQQLEAAKDRHPEPLRLREAYVAELERARAFVQDMRIAPIGGEPPLVILDTPVFERATQPLATYLPPAPFDASPAGCLCVTPADPARRKDEQQQQIEAHHNAAISLVCVHEGYPGHHLQFGQSFKNGSRLRRLSRSPVTAQGWALYCEELMAEAGFFTDPIGRLYQLRDLLWRACRVVVDAGLHTGNMGFMQAVDYLVTTALIPRVNAVLEVRRYTLRPTEPMSAMIGKLELVALRDETRQRLGERFNLHEFHAAVLASGPIPTALLREELKLRMP is encoded by the coding sequence GTTCCGTGTGGCTGCAGGATCTCGAGCATCGCCTGGTCGCCTCGGTGCCGTGGCAGGAACTGCCGGTCGAGCACCGCGCCGACTACGGCATCCTGCGCGCGCGACTGTCGGCGCTGCGGGCCGATCTCGACGAGGTCAAGATCTACGCGAAGAATCCGGTGCTCTACCCGGAGACCGCGCTGCACAGCGTGTTCCTGTTGCTGGCCCGTCCCGGCACGCCGCTGGAAGAGCGCAAGGAAGCGATTCTCGAGCGCATGATCGCGATTCCCGACTACCTCGCAGTCGCGAAGAAGAACCTGCAGCAGGTGCCGGATCAGTACCTGAACATCGCCGCCGACGTGACGCTGAGTGCCCCCGGCTTCGTCGAGGAAGTGTGCCGCACGTTGCTCAAGAACTTCCCCGGTGAGGGCGAGCGCATCGAGCATGCCGGTTCGCGGGCGCGCAAGGGCTTCCTCCAGTACCAGCAGTTCATCGATCAGGATCTCGAAGCGAAGATCGGCGGCACGTTCGCGATCGGCGAACGCTGGATGAACTACAAGCTCGAGCGCGAGCACCTGCTGGCGCTCGACTGCAAGAAGCTCGACGCGCTGGGGCGCGAACAGGTGACCAAGGTCACGGCCGAGCTCGAAGCTGAGGCGCGGCGCGTCGACCCGTCCAAGACCTGGAAGCAGCAGCTCGAAGCCGCGAAGGATCGACATCCGGAACCGCTGCGTCTACGCGAGGCCTATGTCGCCGAACTGGAACGCGCGCGCGCGTTCGTGCAGGACATGCGGATCGCTCCGATCGGGGGCGAGCCGCCGCTCGTAATCCTCGACACCCCGGTGTTCGAACGCGCGACGCAGCCGCTCGCGACTTATCTGCCGCCGGCGCCGTTCGACGCCTCGCCGGCCGGCTGCCTGTGCGTGACACCGGCGGATCCCGCGCGTCGCAAGGACGAACAGCAGCAGCAGATCGAAGCGCATCACAACGCCGCGATCTCGCTGGTGTGCGTGCACGAAGGCTACCCCGGGCACCATCTGCAGTTCGGCCAGTCGTTCAAGAACGGCTCGCGACTGCGCCGGCTGTCACGCAGCCCGGTGACCGCGCAGGGCTGGGCGCTCTACTGCGAAGAGCTGATGGCCGAAGCGGGCTTTTTCACCGATCCGATCGGGCGGCTCTATCAGTTGCGGGACTTGCTGTGGCGCGCCTGCCGGGTCGTTGTGGACGCCGGGCTCCACACCGGGAACATGGGCTTCATGCAGGCGGTCGACTACCTGGTCACGACCGCATTGATTCCGCGCGTCAACGCGGTGCTCGAAGTGCGGCGCTACACGCTGCGCCCCACCGAGCCGATGAGCGCGATGATCGGCAAGCTCGAGTTGGTGGCTCTGCGCGACGAGACCCGCCAGCGCCTCGGCGAACGCTTCAACCTTCACGAGTTCCACGCTGCGGTCCTCGCCTCAGGGCCGATACCGACCGCGCTGCTGCGCGAGGAGCTCAAGCTGCGGATGCCGTAG